The DNA segment GTCTGGGGAGGGAGGCTAGAACCATTTTGCTCACCATCATTGTTCTCTCTGTTTCCTCTGCCATGCTCCAGACAAAGCTAAGGTGTCCAGCTGCCAGGTGATTGTGCACTGCTTGGCTGGGATCTCCCGGTCAGCCACCATTGCCATCGCCTACATCATGAAGACCATGGGTATGTCATCTGATGATGCTTACAGGTGAGTTTTCCCCTGAGGGTACTGGGGGGGTTATGCCAGTATGCTTCACTTGAGGGAAGGGAAGCAGGCTGAGCCCAGAAGGAGAGGGTCAGGGCTCCTTGAAGCTCTGTCTTGCCTTGGCTAGGTCCCagtaaaaccaaaccaaacctccCATCATAAAATGCATGCAACAAGGAATGGTTGTGAGTGGTAAAAGGGAGTGGGGAGGCAGTCCCAGCTCTAATCCTGGGGTATCTCAAGGCCCCGTGGTTCCCCAAGATCCTTTTCTTGGAGGGTCTGGTCAAAGGTTCTTGATGATGCCTCTTCTCCCTAAAGAGGCTGAGAGAGTAAGGTGACCCACTGAGGGACCAAGCATCAACAGGGCTGTCTGTACCTCTCGGCAGGTTTGTTAAGGACCGTCGCCCGTCCATCTCGCCCAACTTCAACTTCCTGGGCCAGCTCCTGGAGTACGAGAGGAGCCTGAAGCTCCTCAAGGCCCTGAAGTCAAAGGGTGACTGGGGCGAGGGGGACGCCCAGCAGGACCCAGCAGAGGTGTCAGAGAGCAGCCGGCATCCCCTAACACCTACCTCAGAGAAGGCCGAGGATGTGCCGAGGAGCACCGGCTCGGCGTCCCCCACCAGTGACCCCGAGCGGCAGGCCGGGACCCCGAAGGTCCTGTCACccaccagcctgcagcaggggcTCAATGGCCTGCACCTCTCCTCCGAGCGCATCCAGGACACCAACCGCCTGAAACGCTCCTTCTCCCTGGACATCAAGTCTGCCTACTCCCCCGGCCTGCGGCAGGACCCTCCCGGGCCCCCCGGACCTGGGGAAGCCCCCAAACTCTGCAAGCTGGACAGCCCCTCGGGCTCGGGCAGCCTCagccccttctccccagggGCGGACAGCCCTGAGCGGCCCGCGGGGcccgagctgctgctggaggccaAGGTGAGGCAGCGGCGGAAGCACCGGCACGCGGCGGGCTCGCCGGCCCACGGGCTCAGCCTCAACGCCGGCGCGGCCTGCGCCACGCGCAAGAGCCCCGGCGCCGAGGACGGGCTGCCGCCGCGGCTCGGCCagccgccccccgcgcccggcACCGCCACCGCAGCCTGGAACGGGGTGCACCTGGAGTCCCCCAGCGCCGCCTCGGGCGAGGCTGGCTGGTACTTCGGCAAGGACTCCGGCAGCaccggcggcggcagcggcgggggcCTGTTTCCCAGCGCCGGCCCGTACCCGCCGCCATTCGGCTGCGGCGCGGTGGCGGCTGGATGCGAGATCAGACTGAGGGACAAGGCGCGGGCCGAGCCACGGGACGGGCGGCACAGCTGGCATGAGGAGGCCGGCGCCGAGAAGCAATTCAAGCGAAGGAGCTGCCAGATGGAATTCGAGGAAACCATGTCCGAGGGCAGGGCTCGCGAAGAGCTGGGCAAAATCAGCAAACAGTCCAGCTTTTCGGGCAGCATGGAGATCATCGAGGTGTCCTGACACTCACCTGGGGTGCTTGGAGACCTGGGAcggggctggggcggggggATATTTAAGCTGGGGGGAGCGGGAAGGGGGGCGGTGGGGTCGGGGGGTGTATTTATACTTGCGCGTGCATTTTCGGGAGCGCAAGCGCTGAAACCGAAGCGAAGGTGGACGAGTCTTTCCAGAGTCAGGAAACATAGTGGCGGATGCTTGGTGTCCCTCCTGCACTCACCCTGGTCCTTTCCCGCCCATCCCCAGGGCGCCCCAGCCCTCAGAGACCCGCACTCAAAATTTGGGCCTAAAACTCAAGTGGGAAGAGTTGGGCAAGTGGCAGGGATTGCAATTTTGGCTGTGGTGATGGGGCACAGCACCTGGAGGGGGGACCACAGCTGCCCCTTCCCTGCACCCTGGTGCACTAAGCATGCTCCGCTGTGTTTCTCTGGCTAAGTATCCTAAAAATGCTGCACTGGAGCAGCcctatacatatataaatatatattatatataatataaagaaaaaaaaacccgaaaacacacacacaaaagaaaaggtaaatgGTTTTACTGCAATTTTTATTGAGACGTaaataatatttcaattttttttgttttgtttttaatttattgaagCTGTTCATTCTGGCAATGATTTGCAGACAATGTGGGGCGGTACTTTCAGCTCTATTTTTACTGTGTATGGTATTTAAATCTGAAATACGAGTTTCTAAGCAATATCTGAGGCCTGTGGCTCCTTCTATAGTTGATGTCCACAACATAGATTTCCCCCCTTATTTCTGGGCATACCAACAAGGGGACAGGAGACTCTTCTGGGCACTTTTTCTAGAAATGAACGAGTAAATGAGCAAACCATAAAACCTTCTTATGACACAAACTGAGCCAGAAAACTCTTCTGGAAGCTGCTGCCTCTTCTTCCCACCATGGTCTCTGTTCGTTTCTCCTCATCTCCATCCTAGCCAGTACCACCATCCCAGCCATCATCCCATCCCAAGCATTGTCCCCATTCTGGCCATCACCCAGTCCCAGACATaccccctctcctcccctcccttccttttGGCTGCCCATCCTCGCTGGAGGTGGAAGGGTGGGAGTCACCTGAAGTGGATGGAAGGCTGCAGGATGTCACCTCCAGCTGTGAGGGGAAAGTGTCGAAAGCTGCCACAgcagagggagggatgggaggcTGGTGGTAGTTGGGATTCTTGTTGGGAGGTGTCTTgcctgcctgccccagcccttcAGCTCCCCCTCACCTCAGCTACCTTGCTTGGGAGGTATGGGCACCACTTTCCCTTTGGGGGCGGCGGTTCTTCTGGCTTCCCACATCCTTTGTCTCACATCTGAGAAACTCAGGGGGAGCGTGTTTGCAGGTGCCGGAACTCTCCCAGTCCTCTTGCCCTCCAGGCCAGCTCCCCTCCATCCAGTGGATGATGAGCTGTCCAGACATGAAGCTCTGCAAGCACATGGAGGGGCATAAGTGACTTATTTTTGGAGATGGTTGGCTGCTTCCTCCCGTCTGGTGGGAAGCCATGCTcttgtccccaaaccccaatgtCAGGATTGCTGAGAAGCTGCTTTCTGAAGCTGGAGGCACTGAGCTGCCTCCACTGCAAAGCACATCGCTCCCTGCAGCTCTCTTTGCTTTCTCCCTTGTCTCGCACTAGTTTGCAAAGCTGATACCTCAGGGGTCTGTGTTCGTGCATGTCTGTGTCCTGTGTCATCCTTggagtgttgtttttttttcttttctgggtCCACATggtttctctccctttccctttttcctcctcttgtcATTCGTTTCTATCTTTAAATCAAACTACCCGTGACAAAACCAAGTGATCTCAGGTTTAAAACTGAACATAAAGCAGAGGCGTGAGGAGCTGCAATCacacgaggaggggctgctcGCTTCAGCTCGTTGCTTCCTCAGCCACCTCTGTGTTTGCAGTTGAGGCAGGTCTCCCTGGAGACTCCTTGCTCTCTTCCGGCTttagtttttctggttttccatgGAGCTATTTGGTGAGATGCTGGGGACCCCCACATACTCCTGGGTGGTTCCCCACAGTGTggaagggagggatgggggtGGATGGAGAGCCAGGGACCACCTGCTCTTCTCCCCACATCACTTTTGATGAGAGTGAGAGATCTCATAGTCAGTCCTGAAAAGCCTACCACCACCCTTCATTGCCTCCAGCAACCACCTCAAACCTGCTCAGTGTTGCCAACCTGAACATTGTGCTCTTCTCATCATGAAGCAGTGATGACACTATTTTCTAAGCTCCCTTTCTAGACTCCAGAAGGCATTTAGATCCACCCCATGAGCTATTTCATCTATTTCAGGAGCTCCACTTGCAGCAGGCTGTCCTAAGTAGGCAGCAGTGTCAAGGCcagggagggagaagaaaaaggctTCATCCTTCCTCTGGTGCCTCCTCACTGGGCATAGTGTTAATGTCACCTGCCTCCTGTCCAAGGAGTGCTTCTGGTCCTCCgtccccttctgctgccctcagTGGCAGCATCTCTTCCcaagcatgccagtggtgattGCTGATCTCTGCCCTGTAGCACTcattccctgcccatcccaTAGTCCTTCAGGGTTGGTGCCAGCATGGACTTAACTGAGCTCAGGTCAGGAAGttgctggcaggagctggtgtAGCTTTGAGAAATGGAGAGAGGCTTAAATGGCTTCCCAAGGGATGTTATAGAAAGGACAACAGGAGGTCAAAACCAGGTGGGGAGATGAGACAAAGCACTAGCAAGCTCCCATCTAATTCCTCCTGTCAAGTGACACAGTGTGTTGCAAGCACAAAAAAGCAGATGGAGCAAGTCAGGAAGGACTTGCATGTTGCAAATGAGATCCCGAATTTCTGCAGAGAGGCAGTGGTTTGCTTTTTGTCATCTACACTCTGCCATCGCCTGGATGCTTCTGAGACATGTTTGAGGTTTTACACACTGTGGACTCCTGTCTCCTCTGAAACCAGAACAGAGATAAGTATACTTTAGGATTAGTAGATCATAGATATTCATGACCCACCTCTGCAGCCTTATTTTGATGTACTTTGCATTCATCCCTCTCCTTTACATTGGGCATGTGCATCAGAAACCCACATATATACAATATTTTAAGTCTATATCCAGAAAATAAGTCTTgatggagcagccctgccaagtGTCTCCTGCCCATCTTGACCCAAACCCAGGGTCACCAAGTTGCAGGCTTGCAactaacttattttttttttttttaaatcaaactcTGTCTAATGAACCACTTTGTCCATGAGTCAGACAGCTGTGAATTGTCATGAGGACGGATGTGCTGGGTGGTAATCCTCCACATCGTCTGTCAGCCAAGTCTTTTTTGTGGGCTCTTAGAGCCAGCTGACCCATCCCAAAGCCTCACTGGAACCAAAAATCACCTTTCCATGCCGATCTGTTGAGGGTACATTCATTTGTAGGGACCTACAGAGGTGGAAGTGTgagcagaggagaggaaaggtCTCTTCTTTGAAGGGAGGAACCAACAATGCTGCTGAGTGTCCGATGCAATGCCTGCACTTTCCACCACATGAAGGACTGAGCAAATCACAGCTCTCCTTCAGAGTAGGAAGGACATTTGACTCCTTTCCCCCCCAGCCTCTGCCTGTCTGCAGGGCCGAGCCTCCCGACCACCTCCATCCCAGCTGAGCAAAGCTGGCAAGAGGGCAGTGATCAGGTTGGTAACACTGAGCCAGAGGCTTGGGTCAGAGCAGGCTCGTCCCTGGCCTCAGCATCAGcgtccccagcccctgctgctttcccagcccttctctttgtctgcttgtttttttgGATGTCCATCCCTGTTACATCTGCCCTTTAGGAGACAATGCCCCTCAGAAACCCCCCTActgtcccctttcccctcccatTCTTAATACTAATGATAATAAGCTATCAGTGTTGTCATTGCAATCTATGAATGATAGATTTGAGTATTTATGattattattatgattattatgGTTATGATTCTGTACTTTTTTGCTTCTTACTCTTTGTATGTTGCTCTTTGTTTCTCTGTTGTGAATAAAAGCAAGGCCCCATCTCACCTTCTCTCTGCTCCCCGCAGCCCGGCTGTGGCTGACTCGGCACAGCTCCCGGCTGCCCCAAGCCTCAGGAGGCAAACCCTTGTCAGAGGAGCTTGAGGGAGGTGCTTCCTAAGGATATAAAGGCACACAAACCCGGGGCAGATCCATTCTCTTaactcttcccttcccttcctgcagctcctctcccccatACAGGTTCTTGCTCATCTTTGCAAGAGGCAAGAACCCACTGGCACCAACAACAAGATTAAATGGGAAAAGCTTAAAGCTTTAAGGAGCATTGGCCAGGCATCCACTTCATGGAATCAGCTCCCTCCAGGTCATGGTCCTCTCACCTTCttcagctggctgcagctgcaggctgcATCTTCACCCACAGGGGCTTCTTGCTCTGgcattgcagctgctttgcaAAGCTGTCCTGCTCAGCTGAGCCAGGGACATTGGCTGCTGCTTTAGCCACATGCCCTGGGCTTCCTGGGCTTGAGTGTCCTCCTCATGCTGGTGGTtcccctgcccaggagcagcacagcctggggaaTACACATGGACAGTGCTAGAGCAAGCCCAGTGGCAGAGCCACAGGGAGACATGTGAGTGGCCTCTGGTACCTGGAGGGATTTAGACGGGCTGGGAATAGCTCCCAGCATGGGACTTGGTATGGTCTTTATCAAACACTGATAAATTGTGGTGTCATGAGCAGAGAGAGACTGGTGCTGGTTTTTTTGCACCCATTGCCTGTGCTCCTTGTACAACCTGGAGCTTTCCAGATGACTGTAAGGTGTAGGAGGAGACATtaggggaagggaagaggacCCCCATCTGCGCCGTGGTACAAAACCCTCCCAGTACTGCGCCAGCTCCATGAAGAGTCATTTTAATTTGCAGGGTTTAACACTGCCCTTCTCCAAGTGGCCCAGGCACAGTTTCTTGTCTCTGTCATGACTTTGCTTTGTCATGGGTTGGGGTCCTTCTCATCATGCTGTGCTGAACACATTTCCAAGGTTGCTCTGAGACCACACTGGAGAGGAGAGAGCTCAGGTCTCACCCCTCTCCTGGGAGACCCTGGTAGATCTCTGCTGGGGTCCTGGTCCAGCATCACCCTTCCTACCTCACCTGCCTTTGGAGCAGCCATggacagggagggagcaggcagGTTCTGACCATGCCGGGACTGACCCTCTTCTCCCTTCCTCATCCCTGTAGGATCAGACCCTTCCTCAGCAAGCACAACAACAGAGAGGGGGTCTGTACCCACCCTGCTGTACCTGGGGACTCCCAAGCATGGAAGAGAGGGTCTGTCCACCAGCCCCACCACACT comes from the Taeniopygia guttata chromosome 5, bTaeGut7.mat, whole genome shotgun sequence genome and includes:
- the DUSP8 gene encoding dual specificity protein phosphatase 8 isoform X1, giving the protein MAGDRLPRKVMDPKKLASLLRNGAEGTLVIDSRSFVEYNSWHVLSSVNICCSKLVKRRLQQDKVSITELIQPASKMKVEAEDHQDVVVYDQSTRDVTGLAADSFLSILLGKLDSCFHSVSILTGGFATFSSCFPGLCEGKPAAILPMSISQPCLPVANVGPTRILPHLYLGSQKDVLNKDLMTQNGISYVLNASNSCPKPDFICDSHFMRIPVNDNYCEKLLPWLDKSIEFIDKAKVSSCQVIVHCLAGISRSATIAIAYIMKTMGMSSDDAYRFVKDRRPSISPNFNFLGQLLEYERSLKLLKALKSKGDWGEGDAQQDPAEVSESSRHPLTPTSEKAEDVPRSTGSASPTSDPERQAGTPKVLSPTSLQQGLNGLHLSSERIQDTNRLKRSFSLDIKSAYSPGLRQDPPGPPGPGEAPKLCKLDSPSGSGSLSPFSPGADSPERPAGPELLLEAKVRQRRKHRHAAGSPAHGLSLNAGAACATRKSPGAEDGLPPRLGQPPPAPGTATAAWNGVHLESPSAASGEAGWYFGKDSGSTGGGSGGGLFPSAGPYPPPFGCGAVAAGCEIRLRDKARAEPRDGRHSWHEEAGAEKQFKRRSCQMEFEETMSEGRAREELGKISKQSSFSGSMEIIEVS
- the DUSP8 gene encoding dual specificity protein phosphatase 8 isoform X3; amino-acid sequence: MPVDVMIAPSEDQFWTDMREGQMKLKIRVRRMKESRDKRGGFATFSSCFPGLCEGKPAAILPMSISQPCLPVANVGPTRILPHLYLGSQKDVLNKDLMTQNGISYVLNASNSCPKPDFICDSHFMRIPVNDNYCEKLLPWLDKSIEFIDKAKVSSCQVIVHCLAGISRSATIAIAYIMKTMGMSSDDAYRFVKDRRPSISPNFNFLGQLLEYERSLKLLKALKSKGDWGEGDAQQDPAEVSESSRHPLTPTSEKAEDVPRSTGSASPTSDPERQAGTPKVLSPTSLQQGLNGLHLSSERIQDTNRLKRSFSLDIKSAYSPGLRQDPPGPPGPGEAPKLCKLDSPSGSGSLSPFSPGADSPERPAGPELLLEAKVRQRRKHRHAAGSPAHGLSLNAGAACATRKSPGAEDGLPPRLGQPPPAPGTATAAWNGVHLESPSAASGEAGWYFGKDSGSTGGGSGGGLFPSAGPYPPPFGCGAVAAGCEIRLRDKARAEPRDGRHSWHEEAGAEKQFKRRSCQMEFEETMSEGRAREELGKISKQSSFSGSMEIIEVS
- the DUSP8 gene encoding dual specificity protein phosphatase 8 isoform X2 is translated as MSFLLPRSRARINCAGPKPAWCSDPSPAAAAHCGGLWAGEKIAVAPLSGERSICQAGVVLRVCVLRGFATFSSCFPGLCEGKPAAILPMSISQPCLPVANVGPTRILPHLYLGSQKDVLNKDLMTQNGISYVLNASNSCPKPDFICDSHFMRIPVNDNYCEKLLPWLDKSIEFIDKAKVSSCQVIVHCLAGISRSATIAIAYIMKTMGMSSDDAYRFVKDRRPSISPNFNFLGQLLEYERSLKLLKALKSKGDWGEGDAQQDPAEVSESSRHPLTPTSEKAEDVPRSTGSASPTSDPERQAGTPKVLSPTSLQQGLNGLHLSSERIQDTNRLKRSFSLDIKSAYSPGLRQDPPGPPGPGEAPKLCKLDSPSGSGSLSPFSPGADSPERPAGPELLLEAKVRQRRKHRHAAGSPAHGLSLNAGAACATRKSPGAEDGLPPRLGQPPPAPGTATAAWNGVHLESPSAASGEAGWYFGKDSGSTGGGSGGGLFPSAGPYPPPFGCGAVAAGCEIRLRDKARAEPRDGRHSWHEEAGAEKQFKRRSCQMEFEETMSEGRAREELGKISKQSSFSGSMEIIEVS